From Camelina sativa cultivar DH55 chromosome 7, Cs, whole genome shotgun sequence, one genomic window encodes:
- the LOC104700059 gene encoding non-classical arabinogalactan protein 30-like isoform X2 gives MGIIGKSVSLTLLALLCFSSSVFTLGVNQPGLAPDHLTLPPSPPPVKAPIKLPTLPPTKAPIKLPALPPAKAPIKLPTLPPAKAPIKLPTLPPAKAPIKLPTLPPTKAPIKPPVLPPLSPPKFNRTLVAVRGLVYCKPCKYAGVNTLIGAKPVKDAVVRLVCKNKKSSISETKTDKNGYFMFLAPKTVTSYGIKGCRAFLVKSPDAKCSKVSTLHGGDKGAYLKPVVKPGNSTTIINKFTYGIYNVGPFAFDPACPK, from the exons atgGGAATCATTGGTAAGAGTGTTTCTCTAACTCTCTTAGCACTTTTGTGCTTCAGTTCCTCTGTTTTCACCTTAGGAGTGAATCAACCTGGTTTAGCTCCCGATCACCTTACCCTACCACCATCCCCCCCACCGGTCAAAGCTCCAATCAAACTACCTACACTCCCACCGACCAAAGCTCCCATCAAACTACCAGCTCTTCCACCGGCCAAAGCTCCGATCAAACTACCAACTCTTCCACCGGCCAAAGCTCCGATTAAGCTACCAACTCTTCCACCAGCCAAAGCTCCGATCAAGCTACCAACCCTCCCACCGACCAAAGCTCCGATCAAGCCTCCGGTTCTCCCACCTCTTTCCCCTCCTAAGTTCAACAGGACTCTAGTGGCCGTGCGTGGTTTGGTCTACTGCAAACCATGCAAGTACGCTGGTGTCAACACCCTCATAGGCGCCAAACCCGTTAAag ATGCTGTGGTGAGACTTGTGTGCAAGAACAAGAAGAGCTCAATATCCGAGACAAAGACGGACAAGAACGGATACTTCATGTTCTTGGCCCCTAAGACGGTGACCAGCTATGGTATCAAAGGTTGCCGAGCTTTCCTCGTGAAGTCGCCGGACGCCAAATGCAGCAAAGTGTCGACGCTCCACGGTGGAGACAAGGGGGCCTATCTAAAGCCGGTCGTGAAACCAGGAAATTCCACAACCATCATTAACAAG TTCACGTACGGTATTTACAATGTCGGTCCATTCGCATTCGACCCTGCCTGCCCCAAATGa
- the LOC104700059 gene encoding non-classical arabinogalactan protein 30-like isoform X1, with product MGIIGKSVSLTLLALLCFSSSVFTLGVNQPGLAPDHLTLPPSPPPVKAPIKLPTLPPTKAPIKLPALPPAKAPIKLPTLPPAKAPIKLPTLPPAKAPIKLPTLPPTKAPIKPPVLPPLSPPKFNRTLVAVRGLVYCKPCKYAGVNTLIGAKPVKDAVVRLVCKNKKSSISETKTDKNGYFMFLAPKTVTSYGIKGCRAFLVKSPDAKCSKVSTLHGGDKGAYLKPVVKPGNSTTIINKFTYGIYNVGPFAFDPACPK from the exons atgGGAATCATTGGTAAGAGTGTTTCTCTAACTCTCTTAGCACTTTTGTGCTTCAGTTCCTCTGTTTTCACCTTAGGAGTGAATCAACCTGGTTTAGCTCCCGATCACCTTACCCTACCACCATCCCCCCCACCGGTCAAAGCTCCAATCAAACTACCTACACTCCCACCGACCAAAGCTCCCATCAAACTACCAGCTCTTCCACCGGCCAAAGCTCCGATCAAACTACCAACTCTTCCACCGGCCAAAGCTCCGATTAAGCTACCAACTCTTCCACCAGCCAAAGCTCCGATCAAGCTACCAACCCTCCCACCGACCAAAGCTCCGATCAAGCCTCCGGTTCTCCCACCTCTTTCCCCTCCTAAGTTCAACAGGACTCTAGTGGCCGTGCGTGGTTTGGTCTACTGCAAACCATGCAAGTACGCTGGTGTCAACACCCTCATAGGCGCCAAACCCGTTAAag ATGCTGTGGTGAGACTTGTGTGCAAGAACAAGAAGAGCTCAATATCCGAGACAAAGACGGACAAGAACGGATACTTCATGTTCTTGGCCCCTAAGACGGTGACCAGCTATGGTATCAAAGGTTGCCGAGCTTTCCTCGTGAAGTCGCCGGACGCCAAATGCAGCAAAGTGTCGACGCTCCACGGTGGAGACAAGGGGGCCTATCTAAAGCCGGTCGTGAAACCAGGAAATTCCACAACCATCATTAACAAGTTCACGTACGGTATTTACAATGTCGGTCCATTCGCATTCGACCCTGCCTGCCCCAAATGa
- the LOC104700060 gene encoding F-box/kelch-repeat protein At4g38940-like → MRDVIKSFFLSNKKMSSKVGADDNHPPERPSLMTSLPEELILDCVARVPRCYHPILSLVSDEFRSFVTSPVIYMIRSLLGNEDHSLYVAISKNQTSAIHWYTLVRKPNKNHWLVPIPSLPPMPLHGSYVVSGSSIYVMGGFHHWGLITPSVSRIDCVSHTVQPLARMPTAVACSVSKLVDGKIYVIGGSDTRPRKLKSSSKKIMVFDTEAQTWGVTKKRPAGWDVSQRWLSSVETADKIYMRSYHNSYVYEPKKGTCAIDRILHSKEWSNSCVLDDVLYYYDVRKNCLRAYDLKERAWGVVKGVELGLLEDGSWSCTVNYGRKLAVFLQKVIALTETTEIWCAQIVVERYEGGEIWGKVEWYNLVLDGNACIMNCLAVKM, encoded by the coding sequence ATGAGAGATGttatcaaaagcttttttttatctaataaaaaGATGTCATCCAAAGTTGGGGCAGATGATAACCATCCACCGGAGCGGCCATCACTGATGACCTCACTTCCCGAAGAACTCATCTTGGATTGCGTAGCACGTGTACCAAGATGTTACCATCCCATTCTCTCACTCGTTTCAGACGAGTTCCGGTCGTTCGTTACATCGCCTGTGATATACATGATACGATCTCTTTTAGGCAACGAAGACCACAGTCTCTATGTTGCCATCTCTAAGAACCAAACCTCTGCTATACATTGGTATACTCTTGTTCGGAAACCCAACAAAAACCATTGGTTAGTCCCTATCCCTTCACTCCCTCCCATGCCTTTACATGGAAGCTATGTGGTCTCAGGTTCGAGTATATATGTCATGGGTGGATTTCACCACTGGGGGTTGATCACACCGAGTGTTTCACGTATCGATTGTGTATCTCACACGGTGCAGCCTCTCGCCAGAATGCCAACGGCGGTCGCGTGTTCGGTCTCCAAACTAGTGGATGGGAAGATATATGTGATTGGAGGGTCCGATACTCGTCCCCGGAAGCTGAAATCGTCATCTAAAAAGATCATGGTGTTTGATACTGAAGCACAAACGTGGGGGGTTACGAAAAAAAGGCCAGCTGGTTGGGATGTGAGCCAGAGGTGGCTTAGTAGCGTGGAGACGGCGGATAAGATTTACATGAGGAGTTATCATAACAGCTATGTGTATGAACCAAAGAAAGGTACATGCGCAATAGACCGGATCTTGCACTCTAAGGAGTGGTCAAATTCATGCGTTTTAGACGATGTATTGTACTACTATGATGTTCGTAAGAATTGCTTAAGAGCGTATGATCTAAAGGAAAGGGCTTGGGGAGTGGTGAAGGGTGTGGAGTTAGGACTACTTGAGGATGGTTCATGGTCATGCACTGTGAATTACGGTAGAAAATTAGCTGTGTTTTTGCAGAAAGTAATAGCCTTGACTGAGACTACAGAAATTTGGTGTGCTCAAATTGTGGTGGAAAGGTACGAAGGAGGAGAAATTTGGGGAAAGGTAGAGTGGTATAATCTCGTGCTTGATGGAAACGCTTGCATTATGAATTGTCTAGCTGTCAAAATGTAA
- the LOC104700061 gene encoding VQ motif-containing protein 13-like, translated as MLASMENSLGHRDDAQKKSPRSITTPTSTRRVKPSNKYQTTYIHTDVNSFKKVVQMLTGISKKPNTHKPDPRSSSSVHSIPPIKAVPNKKHSSSFRLYERRNSTKHALKINTTHSKLPKILSPSILNFPSLALSPNTPLMPDPFRGCGSLSHSPSDPKPSSDEEERAIKEKGFYFHPSPSTTPRDPVPRLLSLFPSPREP; from the coding sequence ATGCTTGCTTCAATGGAGAATTCACTAGGACACAGAGATGACGCACAGAAGAAGTCACCACGAAGCATCACCACTCCGACATCGACCAGACGGGTTAAACCCTCCAACAAGTATCAGACCACTTATATCCACACTGACGTTAACTCCTTCAAGAAAGTCGTCCAAATGCTCACCGGAATCTCCAAGAAACCCAACACCCACAAACCCGACccgagatcttcttcttccgttcACTCAATCCCTCCCATTAAAGCCGTCCCCAACAAGAAGCACTCTTCTTCCTTCCGCCTCTACGAACGTCGCAACTCGACGAAGCATGCTCTCAAGATCAACACGACCCACTCCAAATTACCCAAGATTCTCTCTCCCAGCATCTTGAACTTCCCGTCTCTGGCTCTCAGCCCTAACACCCCTCTCATGCCTGACCCGTTTCGTGGATGCGGGTCTTTGAGCCACAGCCCTAGTGATCCGAAACCGAGCTCAGACGAGGAAGAGAGAGCGATCAAGGAAAAAGGGTTTTACTTTCATCCGTCACCGTCGACGACTCCGAGGGATCCGGTGCCCCGgcttctctctctgtttccttcacCTCGTGAGCCCTAG
- the LOC104700062 gene encoding protein RALF-like 19 codes for MGIKFLLILGLLALAVVAESANATWGLTKSCVNGQGCIGEDDELESLMDSETNRRQLAARRSYISYDALKKNNVPCSRRGRSYYDCKKRKRANPYRRGCSVITHCYRQTS; via the coding sequence atgGGTATCAAATTCTTGTTGATCCTTGGCCTTTTGGCCCTGGCCGTAGTCGCCGAATCAGCCAATGCCACGTGGGGACTGACCAAATCTTGTGTCAATGGCCAAGGTTGCATtggagaggatgatgagctTGAGTCCTTGATGGATTCTGAGACCAACCGGCGCCAACTAGCCGCGAGGCGCAGTTACATCAGTTACGATGCCCTCAAGAAGAACAATGTGCCGTGCAGCCGACGTGGCCGGTCTTACTACGATTGCAAGAAGAGGAAAAGGGCTAACCCTTACAGGCGTGGCTGCAGCGTCATCACGCATTGCTACAGGCAAACTTCTTGA
- the LOC104700065 gene encoding probable ubiquitin-conjugating enzyme E2 24, translated as MDLTDSDWDSSSDSGSSEHEEVEFSYGGRAQNIFSNLEETIGKIDEFLSFERGFMYGDIVRSTTEALGQSGRVINIDMFVNLESTHGKIIKEVDTKRLQKLRSISLCDYVINGPWLGRVDKIVERVSVTLDDGSNYEVLVSDQDKLVAIPPNLLEDSLYSYYPGQRVQVKLAHAPRSTTWLCGNWRENQVMGTVCAVEAGLVYVDWVASIVMGVDGNLTAPQALQNPETLTLLPCVSHASWQLGDWCILPSSSHSDTAERQTPYVAAYNPNECHKTFQKGFNRNMQSSSLDELFVITKTKMKVDVMWQDGSCSLGVDSQQLLPVGAVNAHDFWPEQFVVEKETCNSKKWGVVKAVNAKEQTVKVQWTTQVEKEARGCVNEQMEEMVSAYELLEHPDFGFCFSDVVVRLLSQGKTDPNADKIVATETKRLLTESDYSGAYYLSSIGVVTGFKNGAVEVKWANGSTSKVAPCEIWRMERSEFSNSGSINSEGTVQDLSQKISQSDEASSNHQETGLVKLYSVGEGRNKNIPECSSFFLPKAAIGFITNLASSLFGSQSSTSHSRCNDSEDQSDSEVIVQEVTESCDISESNSGEVHMATMVNLPTEGKEITKTLDSTLLESSRELVRFRQFDMVNDCSDHHFLSSDKGLAQSQVTKSWVKNVQQEWSNLEANLPDTIYVRVYEERMDLLRAALVGAPGTPYHDGLFFFDIMLPPQYPHEPPMVHYHSGGMRLNPNLYESGRVCLSLLNTWNGSGSEVWNPGSSSILQVLLSFQALVLNEKPYFNEAGYDKQLGRAEGEKNSVSYNENAFLITCKSMISLLRKPPKHFEVLVKDHFTKRAQHVLAACKSYMEGVPVGSSVNMHESSTTNSTGFKIMLSKLYPKLVEAFSEIGVDCGQAD; from the exons ATGGATCTTACTGACTCTGATTGGGATAGCTCCAGCGACAGTGGTAGCAGTGAACACGAAGAAGTTGAGTTTTCTTATGGTGGACGAGCTCAGAACATTTTCTCAAACCTTGAAGAGACCATTGGAAAAATCGATGAGTTCTTGTCCTTCGAGAGGGGATTTATGTATGGTGACATTGTGCGGTCCACAACTGAAGCATTAGGACAGAGTGGTAGGGTTATCAACATTGACATGTTTGTCAACCTCGAGAGTACTCATGGTAAGATCATAAAGGAAGTTGATACCAAGAGGCTTCAAAAGTTGCGTTCTATCTCACTCTGTGATTATGTGATTAACGGACCTTGGCTTGGAAGGGTTGACAAAATAGTTGAGCGTGTCTCTGTCACCCTCGACGATGGGTCCAATTATGAGGTTCTTGTAAGCGATCAAGATAAACTTGTGGCCATTCCCCCAAATTTGCTCGAGGATTCTCTGTATTCTTATTACCCAGGGCAAAGAGTTCAGGTAAAGCTGGCACATGCTCCCAGATCAACAACATGGTTATGCGGGAACTGGAGGGAGAACCAGGTTATGGGAACTGTTTGCGCTGTAGAAGCAGGACTTGTCTACGTCGATTGGGTTGCCTCCATCGTAATGGGGGTTGATGGGAATTTAACTGCACCTCAAGCTTTGCAGAATCCTGAGACTTTAACTTTGTTACCTTGTGTTTCTCATGCAAGTTGGCAGCTTGGTGACTGGTGTATACTCCCTAGCTCTTCTCACTCGGATACAGCAGAGCGACAAACTCCATATGTGGCTGCCTACAATCCCAACGAATGCCATAAGACATTCCAAAAAGGGTTTAACAGAAATATGCAGAGCTCAAGTTTGGATGAGCTTTTTGTTATTACGAAGACAAAGATGAAGGTTGATGTTATGTGGCAAGATGGTAGCTGCAGTCTGGGAGTTGATTCCCAACAGCTGCTTCCGGTTGGTGCTGTTAATGCTCATGATTTTTGGCCCGAACAGTTTGTTGTGGAAAAGGAAACCTGCAACAGCAAAAAATGGGGAGTTGTGAAGGCTGTTAATGCAAAGGAACAAACTGTGAAGGTACAATGGACAACACAGGTAGAGAAAGAAGCAAGAGGTTGTGTTAATGAGCAGATGGAGGAAATGGTCAGTGCTTATGAACTGCTTGAGCACCCTGATTTTGGATTCTGTTTCAGCGATGTGGTGGTCAGGTTACTTTCACAAGGAAAAACTGATCCAAATGCAGATAAAATCGTCGCTACAGAGACGAAACGCCTACTTACAGAGAGTGACTACAGTGGTGCGTATTATTTGTCAAGTATTGGTGTTGTTACAGGTTTTAAAAATGGTGCCGTGGAGGTGAAATGGGCCAATGGTTCTACTAGTAAG GTTGCACCATGTGAAATTTGGAGGATGGAAAGGTCTGAATTTTCCAACTCTGGCAGTATAAATTCGGAAGGCACTGTTCAAGATCTAAGTCAGAAGATTAGTCAATCAGATGAAGCATCTTCAAACCATCAGGAAACG GGTCTGGTGAAGCTCTACAGTGTTGGTGAAGGACGCAACAAGAACATTCCGGAATGTAGTTCATTTTTCCTTCCAAAAGCTGCCATTGGGTTTATCACAAACCTTGCATCAAGCCTTTTCGGTTCTCAGAGTTCCACTTCGCATTCACGTTGCAATGATTCTGAAGATCAAAGTGACTCTGAGGTCATTGTTCAAGAAGTAACAGAATCATGTGACATCTCTGAATCAAATTCAGGTGAAGTTCATATGGCCACGATGGTCAACTTACCTACTGAAGGTAAAGAAATTACCAAGACACTGGACTCAACTCTTCTAGAGAGCAGCAGGGAACTTGTGAGATTTAGACAGTTCGATATGGTTAACGACTGCTCGGATCATCATTTCCTTTCTTCGGATAAAGGGTTGGCACAATCTCAG GTCACAAAGAGTTGGGTGAAGAATGTCCAGCAagaatggagcaatttggaggCAAATCTTCCCG ACACAATATACGTGCGTGTGTACGAGGAAAGGATGGACCTTCTGCGTGCAGCCCTAGTTGGTGCTCCTGGAACACCATACCACGAtggacttttcttttttgacattaTGCTTCCACCTCAATATCCTCATGAGCCACCA ATGGTACATTATCATTCAGGTGGGATGCGACTAAATCCTAACTTGTACGAGTCAGGAAGAGTCTGCCTGAGTCTGCTGAATACATGGAATGGCTCTGGCAGTGAAGTATGGAACCCGGGGAGCTCCTCCATCCTTCAAGTTCTTCTTTCATTTCAGGCTCTTGTTCTGAATGAGAAGCCTTACTTTAACGAAGCTGGCTATGATAAGCAGCTGGGCCGAGCTGAGGGAGAGAAAAACTCAGTGAGTTACAATGAGAATGCATTCCTCATCACTTGCAAATCCATGATCTCATTGCTCCGCAAGCCCCCAAAG CATTTTGAGGTGCTTGTGAAGGATCACTTCACAAAACGGGCCCAGCATGTTCTGGCTGCGTGCAAGTCTTATATGGAAGGTGTCCCTGTAGGATCATCAGTGAACATGCACGAAAGCTCAACCACAAATTCCACCGGTTTCAAGATCATGCTCTCCAAACTCTACCCAAAACTTGTGGAAGCATTCTCAGAGATTGGAGTTGATTGCGGCCAAGCGGATTGA
- the LOC104700064 gene encoding pentatricopeptide repeat-containing protein At2g33760: MAANSAAYEAIVRAGPRVKQLQQVHAHLIVTGYGRSRSLLTKLITLVCSARAIAYTHLLFLSVPLPDDFLFNSVIKSTSKLRLPLHCVAYYRRMMSSNVSPSNYTFTSVIKSCADLSALRIGKGVHCHAVVTGFGLDTYVQAAFVTFYSKCGDVKAARQVFDIMPEKSIVAWNSLVSGLEQNGMAEDAISVFYQMRESGLEPDSATFVSLLSACAQTGAIGFGSWVHQYIVREGLNLNVKLGTALINLYSRCGDVEKAREVFVKMKETNVAAWTAMISAYGTHGNGKQAVELFNKMEDDYGPVPNNVTFVAVLSACAHAGLVEEGRSVYKRMTESYGLIPGLEHHVCIVDMLGRAGFLDEAYRFIHQLDATGKAIAPALWTAMLGACKMHRNYDLGVEIAKRLIALEPENPGHHVMLSNMYALSGKTDEVSQIKDGMMRSNIRKQVGYSVIEVENKTYMFSMGDDSHKETKEIYQYLETLMSRCKEIGYAPVSEEVMHQVEEEEKEFALRYHSEKLAVAFGLLKTVDVAITVVKNLRICEDCHSAFKYISIVSNRQIIVRDKLRFHHFQNGSCSCLDYW, from the coding sequence ATGGCAGCGAACTCTGCTGCATACGAAGCTATAGTTCGAGCAGGTCCTCGTGTAAAGCAACTTCAACAGGTTCATGCTCACCTCATTGTAACGGGTTACGGTCGTAGCCGTAGTCTCTTGACAAAGCTCATCACTTTAGTTTGTTCCGCTCGAGCCATCGCCTATACTcaccttctcttcctctctgttCCTCTTCCCGATGACTTCCTCTTTAATTCAGTCATCAAATCCACTTCTAAGCTTCGTCTACCTTTGCATTGCGTTGCTTACTACCGTCGTATGATGTCTTCTAACGTCTCTCCGAGTAACTACACTTTCACCTCCGTTATCAAGTCCTGCGCTGATCTCTCTGCCTTGAGAATCGGAAAAGGGGTTCATTGTCATGCTGTGGTTACTGGGTTTGGTTTGGATACTTATGTTCAGGCTGCTTTTGTTACTTTCTATTCAAAGTGTGGTGATGTGAAAGCTGCACGCCAAGTGTTCGATATAATGCCTGAGAAGTCTATTGTCGCGTGGAATTCATTGGTTTCTGGGTTGGAGCAAAATGGGATGGCTGAAGATGCGATTAGTGTGTTCTACCAGATGCGAGAATCAGGGCTTGAACCGGATTCAGCTACGTTTGTGAGCCTTCTCTCAGCCTGTGCACAAACTGGTGCCATTGGTTTTGGCTCTTGGGTGCATCAGTACATTGTCCGTGAGGGTCTTAACCTGAATGTAAAACTTGGTACTGCGTTGATTAACTTGTATTCTAGGTGCGGTGATGTGGAGAAAGCCCGGGAAGTATTTGTCAAGATGAAGGAAACTAATGTCGCTGCTTGGACGGCTATGATCTCTGCTTATGGTACTCATGGCAATGGCAAACAAGCAGTAGAACTGTTTAATAAGATGGAAGATGATTATGGTCCTGTCCCTAATAATGTAACATTTGTAGCTGTTTTGTCGGCCTGCGCTCATGCTGGACTTGTTGAGGAAGGACGTTCGGTCTACAAGAGAATGACCGAGAGCTACGGATTGATCCCAGGATTGGAACATCATGTTTGTATAGTAGATATGCTTGGGCGGGCTGGATTTTTGGACGAAGCTTATAGATTCATACATCAACTCGATGCTACAGGGAAAGCAATTGCTCCAGCGTTGTGGACAGCGATGCTTGGAGCTTGTAAGATGCACAGGAACTACGATCTCGGGGTTGAAATCGCCAAGCGTCTCATAGCTCTTGAGCCAGAAAACCCCGGTCATCATGTCATGCTCTCAAATATGTATGCCTTGAGTGGCAAAACAGATGAGGTATCACAGATAAAAGATGGAATGATGAGGAGTAACATTAGAAAACAGGTCGGCTATAGTGTAATTGAAGTCGAAAACAAGACATATATGTTCAGTATGGGTGATGACTCTCATAAAGAGACTAAAGAAATTTATCAGTATCTGGAAACTTTGATGAGCCGGTGCAAGGAAATTGGGTATGCACCAGTTTCTGAAGAAGTGATGCACCAagtagaggaagaggaaaaggagTTTGCGCTTAGATACCACAGCGAGAAGCTGGCTGTAGCATTCGGGTTGTTAAAAACTGTAGATGTGGCCATCACAGTTGTTAAGAATCTGCGCATCTGTGAGGATTGTCATTCTGCTTTCAAGTACATTTCTATTGTATCCAATAGGCAGATCATAGTGCGAGATAAGCTTCGGTTCCACCATTTTCAAAATGGTTCTTGTTCATGTCTGGACTATTGGTAA
- the LOC104700067 gene encoding purine permease 2-like gives MVMKMKSVRVIINCIFLAIGNCGGPLMMRLYFHNGGERIWFSSFLQTVGCPLILFPLLFSFLRRRRLVKQEKTSLFLMKPPLFIASVVAGLLMGFDNYLYSYGLAYIPVSTASLIISAQLGFTALFAFCMVKQKFTPFTINAIVLLTLSAVVLAINSDSYKLANETHKEYVVGFLMTVGAALLYAFILPLVELSYKKSRQGVTYTLVLEFQMVLCFVATCFCLVGMLVAGDFKVIAREARDFKLGESLYYVVVVFTAVIWQAFFVGAIGLIFCVSSLVSGIMVSALLPVTVVLAVICFQEKFQAGKGIALTLSLWGSVSYFYGQFKSGEKTKAQETQETQLSQLPVTDSVA, from the exons atggtgatgaagatgaagagcgTTCGTGTGATCATAAACTGTATATTCCTAGCGATTGGAAACTGTGGAGGCCCTCTAATGATGCGTCTCTACTTCCACAACGGTGGTGAAAGGATCTGGTTCTCTAGCTTTCTCCAAACTGTAGGTTGTCCTCTTATCCTCttccctcttctcttctccttcctccgcCGTCGTCGCCTtgtaaaacaagaaaagacTTCACTTTTCCTCATGAAACCTCCTCTCTTCATCGCCTCTGTCGTCGCTGGTCTGCTCATGGGCTTTGACAATTACCTTTACTCCTATGGATTAGCTTATATCCCTGTTTCAACTGCGTCTCTGATCATCTCCGCTCAGCTAGGTTTCACTGCTCTGTTTGCGTTTTGCATGGTGAAGCAAAAGTTCACACCTTTCACTATAAACGCCATTGTTTTGCTCACTCTTAGTGCCGTAGTCCTTGCCATTAACTCCGATAGCTACAAGCTTGCGAACGAGACACACAAGGAGTACGTTGTTGGGTTCCTCATGACCGTTGGTGCAGCTCTTCTCTACGCGTTTATATTGCCTCTTGTGGAGCTTAGTTACAAGAAATCTCGTCAAGGAGTCACGTATACGCTCGTGCTCGAGTTCCAGATGGTCTTGTGCTTTGTTGCCACTTGTTTTTGCCTCGTGGGGATGCTAGTTGCTGGCGATTTCAAG GTGATAGCAAGAGAGGCAAGAGACTTTAAGCTTGGAGAGTCTTTGTACTATGTGGTGGTTGTGTTCACGGCCGTGATCTGGCAAGCGTTTTTCGTGGGAGCTATTGGGTTGATCTTCTGTGTATCGTCTCTGGTCTCTGGAATTATGGTTAGTGCTCTGCTTCCGGTGACGGTGGTCTTGGCTGTCATTTGCTTCCAGGAGAAGTTTCAGGCGGGGAAAGGTATCGCTTTGACTCTCTCCCTCTGGGGATCCGTCTCTTACTTCTATGGACAGTTTAAATCCGGTGAGAAGACTAAGGCTCAAGAGACACAGGAGACACAACTGTCTCAGCTTCCAGTTACTGATTCTGTAGCCTAA